ATAACTACTGAACTGAACTGAAGTATTATAATAGCAATACAGTATGAATACTGAATGCTCTGATTGAATAAAAGTGGTATTTTACAAAAGAAAGAATGTATAGTATGCCATATCGAAGTGTATTTTGTAATGTATAAATAGATAGGCAATCGCaatcatttttagtcgcgtgcaatgcgactctacagctcactatgtcggtcggttggtcggtcggtcggttggccggtcggtcggtcggttggtcggtcggtaaacgctaactcaaatttgagcacgcgactacagtcttgttaatattaaaaattaatatcaaatttaatcattttaataaatttttccaaattgtttattgtatataataaattattttgttatacttttaaatattttctgtaCTTTTCTATTTTTACGCATTTTAAACTGGAGTGTATTaaagatattattatttgtatatttgaaattttaattgttaacaTTGCCATTGTAAAACTGTATTGGGTAAACGTAACCGAAACAATAAACTTGTACAGTTTAATGATTACGCCTACACATTGTATTATTTTCCTCATGTGTATTAATAACTTTtggaaatattttattatgaacatttttacactttttaaatGTGTCTATTATACTTGATAACAAAGTATAAAGAAGGTCCAGTACACAACACACTATTAGACTGCAATTTATACGTGTACGTTATAAAATTCATTAGAATTGTTACAACgtttagatattatatttaagtgTAATTGTGATTTGTAGGCCTACGCTCGTGAAAATATACTGGTATGTGTCATCTTATCATGAGTAATTTGTGATAATATATATGTTTGAAAAACGGTACACACGCACTTGCCAGCAGAGAATGTATCCAAAAAAAAGTGCGTATCCATGCGCGAGTACAATAGCACAAATACATTAAACGATTACAACGGTCATCATAATAAAGAACAATTTATCGAAGCCTACAAGCGGCAAATGAACAAATCAAAAAGTTAGTTCATATCATGGGATATGAGAAATCTAATAATAGACCAGCGAGAAACGAAATTTTACGCCATGGGCTCCAAATGGGTGGGGAATatcggcgctatataagttttcatttattattattaagtatgaGTCCGCAAATGAAAACCTAATGAgtcactaaaaataaaaataaatctatcaaaatacaGGAAGTGAATTCCAAAATCTTTCGTCATCGTAAAAGAAACAATTTCTTTTGTTAAATGTCTATACAAAAGTATGGCCTTACCACACATAAAGATTGGTTTAAAAACTTAGATCATAGGCAGCGATGCATAACGCTTTGGTAGTTGACaatgaaaatacagtattttagaATAGGGAAGCGTGAATGTTAATCACTGTCATAGGGTATCTGTATCAGTTAAACTGGAAGTAGCCTAAAACACTGGGCATATACAAaacttttcaataatatttgaaaattaaTAGACATTGAAGACTATAGAAGAATATATCTGTGGCGTTTGAAATGTAAACAAGGCTGTTACTGTTTCgaactataatattatatttgataCTGCTGGACATTTCATTTGAAATTTTTACTTATGATGCCATGATGTTCACTGACGGTTGTAAGTTTACATTTGTATCATCtatatttcttgttttgtttaaCTACTGTTTAATTTCTGACGCTGTTGTCACTATACAACCATTGAATATTGAGGTATTTGCTGGTGAAAATGCTGTATTTGAGTGCAATactgttataggcctactgagtTCTACATCCAAGTGGCAATGGTTTATTGGTACTGATGGGCACTTGATAGCTAATGAAGACGCATTTGTAACAGATGGATATGACGTAATGATAAGCGGCAATAGGACAACCAGTATATTGACAATATTAAATACTACAATCATTAGGAACAATGGAAGAGTGTATTCTTGTCTATTTGGTTCATCATCACCACAAGCCACTCTGACAGTTATCGATGGAATGAGGTTAGACTCAATGTATCCCCAGTGTGATTCAGACATGACGTCAATAAACACCGAGAAAACAGCACAACTAACATGTAGTGCAAAAGGAGGGGATCCTAAACCAGAACTGCAATGGTACAGAAACGGAGTCAATTTATCGGAGAATCAAGATTTTGAAAGTTATGATTCTTCATCATCATACTTTGAACAGTTAACACTTGTATTGACTATCGATGACGAAGATACAGTGTTTATGTGTAAAGCAGAAGGTCTAGCTGCTGACGAGAATCAGGCATGTCAAGTTCAGTTAAGAGTTCCTCCGGACGTAGAGGTAATGTCtaacaaaacatattttactTCTGGAGAGTCTCTAGAATTTACTTGTATAGCAATGACTCCATGGAAAATTATGGAATATATTTGGACTATCAATGACGAGATAATGTCTACCTCAAAATATACCTTTATTCTAACAAATAACATGACAACGCTCGTCATTGATGATTTTGACGCTGATGCAGAAGTAAAATGTGAAGTGATAACAGCAACTGGTTTAACAGGTAGCGATTCGGtcacaattacatttttaactgTAAATGATGAATCAAATTGGTTACTTTTAGCGATAATATTGGTTGGAGGAGCAATGTTATTGTTACTTGTAttcattattgttttcatatttgcAAAACGTCGTCAAAAACAAGGTAAAACATCGATAACCAAAACAGAACGAGCAACATTTCGAAATGACATGACAGATGGAATTGTACACATAGTACCGGTGCCTTTAGATAATCCGAACTTTATCGACGAGAGAGATTATGAGGTTGATATTGATAATCCAAATGTGTTGAGGATTAATTTTGAAGATAATATGGAAGGTTATAACATGGATGATAATCATATGGATGATGACTATATGAATGATGATCATATCGATGGTAGTTCGGATATAAATGATGGCGGTAGATCATACGAAGAGAAGCCTGGTTTTGAAACTTACGCAAATGCAGAATCAGTTGCCAGTCTTGGAAGCTTTTGCAGTTTCAACAGTTTTGATCACGTTGATAACCGTCATAGTAGATATGTTGGCCATATGATCGACACTGGATCTCAAGATAGATTGACTGAGTTTGACGATCTATACGCAAAACCAAACCAGAGTAGGCAAAGTAAAGTGGACACAAAATCAGTTGATGGAATAGATAGGCCTAATGTTGAAGAACTGTATACAAAACCGAATAAAAAGTACAGGCAATCAATACACCAATCTCTTGAAGACATTTTAAAACCAAGCACCGATAATAACAGAGCAGAATCATTTGATGATCTATACGCTAAGCCTAATAAAAAGCGTGCAACTGGACAGCCTATACTTTTTAACGAGTTATACACTAAACATGACTTCAAACCCAAGCCACCACCAAAACCTAGGCCGATTAAGATTTCAGTATGTGATGATCAGATGAGTTCGTCAAACGTAATTGAACATGATTTTACATATTCAAGTATTGCATAAATCGAATAATTCACATTCGGGATAAAACACTTGTGGACAGTCTACAACACAGCTCTTCTCTTTGATTGCCCATAAAGATAACTTCTCATTTGTGCCGTTTCACCGAACAGAAGACGTCACTGTTCAAAACGGCAACGTCCTGTACTTTATACCTATCACTGTGTGAACAAACTAAACTTTGAactatgaaataataatgtacagtcCTGCCATAGATTTGATTTTTCAAGATTTGTCAATGTGTTTATCTTTCAATTTATAACCTATTTTGTATTAATTGGTCAGATACTTTGCCCTACTCTGTCgtaaatacaattacaaccttattttgtattatctaAATATAATACTTGGTATTAAGCTTATAATCAGAAACactaattatatacagtaattatatatttcaatacaatttgtatacaattttcgcaaattaattattaaatttacctGGTCATTTCTGCACTGTGTGTAACATGTTATGGGTAAATTAAGCCTAACTGTATTAGCCGTGATTTCATTATAACGCTTTTGCAGATAATcaaagaagaataacaaagtATCTAATTCGAGATAAttactaaattaatttaaaagggTAAATCTCACAAATTGTTGGCAAgcatttttgtacacttttttaTTCCAACTAAGACCATGTAtggcttagttcccactaggtATGGACACATCACAAGTAGTTCAATTCACGTTATGATTTATTAGTCTTCGTGTGAACTAAGCTTAACCTTCACTAAAACCAAACTTTATATAAAATACGTGTTCTTTTTTATGCTTTTAATGCATTATGAAGAGCGTGGCTATGGTTACAGCTTTGCGACAGCTAAATTGCGTTTTTgagtttaaaaacatttaaaaagccAATTAGTAATAACAAGTAAATGGAGTAAAACTAAGCTAACTAAGCTAAGCTAATCAGAAAGGACACCATGTTTTATTTCCTGAAGGTGAACCTTTGTGAAATAACAAAACACATATTTGAAGTATTTACCTAAGTTCCGTAATAATTCAATAAGCCTACTCTATACTTAGTAAAGCTGTTCGTGAGGGGAATCGGAATTCGTACCCTATTCGTACCCCTTTTTTATTTACTTCCTCATAGTTGGATTAGTTACACTTGCTATGTTGTTTTGttatatagttttatatatAGTCACtaggtcggttggtcggtcgttcggtaggtaaacactaactcaaatttgagcacgcgactgcagccatgtatgtCTTGTTATCTCAAAATGACATGAGAATAATTGAGTAACGTTGATACAATTATTACTATAGacaaattcaaaatatatactatataataaatgtaaaatgtaaattaaatgaaatcaCTAATGGACGTGGTTCTGTCTGGATTAATACATCCGGATAGAAAACTAATACTAATAAAAATTAGTACAGATTAAGGAAACTATTGAAAAAGGGTTTATTTTGGTGTATTAGGCAAATACAAATACTAAAGTCTATTTCCTTATATTCGAATTAGTTCCACTTGTCTGTCTGATAATAGAATAACGTAATTATTTACTTTTGATTGacgttgaaataaaattattcgcTGATATCCTAATAATTATTCGTCAAATAACACGTATAAGCCTAAATGGCCGTTGCTGGTCTAAAACAACATAAGTTAAATTGTGCGCAATTTGTTCTACCTAAACAGTGAAAAATTCACAAGTGACAGAAGTTCTGGTAACCATCGTGTCCTGATTTGTAAAATCACTATGGTGCGGATGTTCTTGAGTTGGTTTCCACAATTAGGCCGTCACGCaacgacgtaagcgcaacgcaagcgagttggcCAATGACAAGGGGCATTTTGGATAATCGCATCACAAATCGAGACAATTTGTACAAACTGAGGAAACGTATTGGTTTAGCTGATCACGGTCTCTTCATAAATGAGGGGAAATGAAGGggaatttattttgaaatgaattCCACTTTTAAGATGCTTTGATATTGTAACTGTGTCAATCACAAATAGTAGTTTATTCACCTGTATTGGGCCTGGTTTTCTTATATAGTAATGTCTCTCACATAATAATTGTGTATACGAATCATTTATGTTGTTGATGTTTCAGGTGTGGCATGCCTAACCAGAAAAGGTGAGCAGCTTTTGAGTACTAACCATTTAAATTGGTAAAACGGTTGTTTTAACTGTAAATGTTTGTTCTATAGGTAAATGAAACGGGGTATTTCCTTAAACTCGGATTAGTTCCACTTGTTCAGATGCTTTGTGTCTAGCAAACAACAAATGAATCACAGTGACGTGGATACTTCTAATAATAGGACAGTTCAAAAcgattatttacttttaaataacTTTTGACTTTTACATAATATTAGCCTTAGGCTAGTAATCGTCTAGGCCTATGCTTTATGAAGTCATTTATGGTGAATTCTAAACGTTTGTCACATACTTAATTTAAGTACGAACACAAACGACTTCACCAACAAGATTTTCGAATAATCGTAGTTTTTTCAAGAGGTATTAAAATGAAATGGGTATTTCCTTATACGCGGATTAGTTCCACTTGTTCAGATGCTTTGTGTCTAGCAAAGAACAAACTACTCTAATAACAGTGACGTGGGTACTTCTAATGAAAATATAGTTGACTTTATAATCTTTTAAAATAACGTTTGACTTTTCCATAATACTGAATTAGCCTAGGCTACTTAATCTATGGGGAGCCATATGGTGAATTCTACACGTTTGTCTTTATGTTAGTACAAACACAAACGATAGGTAAAACAGGGGGCAGTACTTCAATATCTTCGTGAGATGtaatgtaaaatgaaaacaaacaaatgaaaatgtgtgaactattttaaaacgggatagaggataatgatgatcatgtcaaatgtatataaaaatataagaacattaatgaaaaaaggagtaatacggAATTCATATATGTTAGAATGTTACTTATGaattgtaacgacatttacaatgtgttaaataatatgattttatgtaatgacaTGATATAAtaagaatgtgaataaaagtggtgtttgcgccacaaaagagaaaaaaaaaatcttcgtGAGATGAATAAAAGGTTATTCTTTTAATTCGGATCAGTTTTACTTGTTAAGATACGTATTGTGTATCATTATACAACGATCAATgtattattcaaattatgagGAAGgactattataattattatctatatatataaataatactaaagaTGCAATACTTTAAAGAATATACATTCAATAAGATTCCTCTTTCGAATGATGGTATGTGCCATTTTTAACCTAAGAATTCTATCTTTGattgtattatctattattgGACCTAATTAGCTATATTGAAGGAGTTATGGCAGATTTCGAGATTTGTTTTAATACTAAAAACGTAAtaatagaaaagaaaaacaaccaACAAATTCTAAAAATGGAGGCAATtctaaacaaaatgaatatcAGGAATTCAAAACTATGGGAGATAGTTGCAACGCATTTGACGAGAATGTATACGCTGAACCGACAACACGTAGTGTGCCAAAAAAACAGTCACATATATCTACGAAAACACTATAATGTAAcgttatattattgttataatgtcTACCTGAATTAAAGAACGATAAAGTCACTAAAGTGAAGACACGAATGGTGATATTCCTCCATAATAGAGTTTTCAGTTATTATGCCATTtatgttagttatcaaatttattCTGGGTTTCCGCTGAAAAAATCGTAAAGAGAAAACATGCTGTCAGATAACGTCATACCTATTTATGATACATTAATATTACGAAAAAAATCAAAAAGCCCGCTGGTGGCGCTCGTGCTGTAAAGGCTAACGAAGTTTGATGTAAATTATTACTTCCGTCTTTTATTTGATCTCTTAAAGGAATAATtacaaacacgatattaagatTGAGTTTAGTCCGGCGTATAAGTAAGCgtcatataatatattttcattaagaTAG
This genomic stretch from Antedon mediterranea chromosome 11, ecAntMedi1.1, whole genome shotgun sequence harbors:
- the LOC140062916 gene encoding uncharacterized protein, yielding MFTDGCKFTFVSSIFLVLFNYCLISDAVVTIQPLNIEVFAGENAVFECNTVIGLLSSTSKWQWFIGTDGHLIANEDAFVTDGYDVMISGNRTTSILTILNTTIIRNNGRVYSCLFGSSSPQATLTVIDGMRLDSMYPQCDSDMTSINTEKTAQLTCSAKGGDPKPELQWYRNGVNLSENQDFESYDSSSSYFEQLTLVLTIDDEDTVFMCKAEGLAADENQACQVQLRVPPDVEVMSNKTYFTSGESLEFTCIAMTPWKIMEYIWTINDEIMSTSKYTFILTNNMTTLVIDDFDADAEVKCEVITATGLTGSDSVTITFLTVNDESNWLLLAIILVGGAMLLLLVFIIVFIFAKRRQKQGKTSITKTERATFRNDMTDGIVHIVPVPLDNPNFIDERDYEVDIDNPNVLRINFEDNMEGYNMDDNHMDDDYMNDDHIDGSSDINDGGRSYEEKPGFETYANAESVASLGSFCSFNSFDHVDNRHSRYVGHMIDTGSQDRLTEFDDLYAKPNQSRQSKVDTKSVDGIDRPNVEELYTKPNKKYRQSIHQSLEDILKPSTDNNRAESFDDLYAKPNKKRATGQPILFNELYTKHDFKPKPPPKPRPIKISVCDDQMSSSNVIEHDFTYSSIA